One window of the Primulina eburnea isolate SZY01 chromosome 18, ASM2296580v1, whole genome shotgun sequence genome contains the following:
- the LOC140819670 gene encoding cyclin-D5-1-like isoform X1, with protein sequence MENFQTMCKEGEASVDEEERDEITSIMEGVEGEDYIQTLLDRELASDGIQVPESGGDWILQCRLGGIHYILEKREFLGLRFQTAYLSAAYLDGFLSRKPIATMKPWTIKLLSLACLSLAAKMEESTVIPLSEFRWKDFNFESRHVLRMELLVLNTLDWKMALVTPLEFIHFFVKKLYGNSSRNGISRIVELILHATRNEEIMCHKPSVIGASATLIALDSGLTRVALGLKISPLTSSGVLKIEDCIACYDQIMGLELGNLKPNQEIKSPKSSPSCSHRVEGGDVDTK encoded by the exons ATGGAGAATTTTCAGACAATGTGTAAAGAAGGTGAAGCTAGCGTGGATGAAGAAGAGAGGGATGAAATTACTTCGATTATGGAAGGTGTCGAAGGCGAAGATTACATCCAAACTTTACTTGATAGAGAACTAGCCAGTGATGGGATCCAAGTGCCAGAATCCGGAGGTGATTGGATTTTACAGTGTCGTTTGGGTGGAATCCACTACATTCTTGAA AAAAGGGAGTTTCTTGGGCTGAGATTCCAGACTGCTTACTTATCAGCCGCTTATCTCGACGGTTTTCTTTCGAGAAAACCCATTGCT ACTATGAAACCATGGACGATCAAGTTGCTCTCATTGGCGTGCCTTTCGCTTGCGGCGAAGATGGAGGAATCCACAGTGATACCATTGTCGGAGTTTCGCTGGAAAGATTTCAATTTCGAGAGCAGACATGTACTGAGGATGGAACTTTTGGTGTTGAATACATTGGATTGGAAGATGGCATTGGTCACTCCCTTGGAATTCATTCATTTCTTTGTCAAGAAATTGTATggaaacagttcaagaaatGGGATTTCAAGAATTGTCGAACTCATTTTACACGCAACAAGaa ACGAGGAAATAATGTGTCACAAGCCTTCTGTGATAGGCGCATCAGCCACGTTGATTGCATTGGACAGTGGACTGACAAGAGTCGCACTGGGGCTCAAGATCAGCCCTTTAACTTCAAGTGGTGTTCTTAAAATT GAAGATTGCATTGCTTGCTATGACCAAATAATGGGATTGGAGTTGGGAAACTTGAAACCGAATCAAGAAATCAAATCCCCCAAGTCATCACCTAGCTGCTCACACAGAGTTGAAGGTGGTGATGTTGATACAAAGTAG
- the LOC140819670 gene encoding uncharacterized protein isoform X2 produces the protein MENFQTMCKEGEASVDEEERDEITSIMEGVEGEDYIQTLLDRELASDGIQVPESGGDWILQCRLGGIHYILEKREFLGLRFQTAYLSAAYLDGFLSRKPIAILNFTDYETMDDQVALIGVPFACGEDGGIHSDTIVGVSLERFQFREQTCTEDGTFGVEYIGLEDGIGHSLGIHSFLCQEIVWKQFKKWDFKNCRTHFTRNKKRGNNVSQAFCDRRISHVDCIGQWTDKSRTGAQDQPFNFKWCS, from the exons ATGGAGAATTTTCAGACAATGTGTAAAGAAGGTGAAGCTAGCGTGGATGAAGAAGAGAGGGATGAAATTACTTCGATTATGGAAGGTGTCGAAGGCGAAGATTACATCCAAACTTTACTTGATAGAGAACTAGCCAGTGATGGGATCCAAGTGCCAGAATCCGGAGGTGATTGGATTTTACAGTGTCGTTTGGGTGGAATCCACTACATTCTTGAA AAAAGGGAGTTTCTTGGGCTGAGATTCCAGACTGCTTACTTATCAGCCGCTTATCTCGACGGTTTTCTTTCGAGAAAACCCATTGCT ATCTTGAATTTCACAGACTATGAAACCATGGACGATCAAGTTGCTCTCATTGGCGTGCCTTTCGCTTGCGGCGAAGATGGAGGAATCCACAGTGATACCATTGTCGGAGTTTCGCTGGAAAGATTTCAATTTCGAGAGCAGACATGTACTGAGGATGGAACTTTTGGTGTTGAATACATTGGATTGGAAGATGGCATTGGTCACTCCCTTGGAATTCATTCATTTCTTTGTCAAGAAATTGTATggaaacagttcaagaaatGGGATTTCAAGAATTGTCGAACTCATTTTACACGCAACAAGaa ACGAGGAAATAATGTGTCACAAGCCTTCTGTGATAGGCGCATCAGCCACGTTGATTGCATTGGACAGTGGACTGACAAGAGTCGCACTGGGGCTCAAGATCAGCCCTTTAACTTCAAGTGGTGTTCTTAA